A window of the Cucurbita pepo subsp. pepo cultivar mu-cu-16 chromosome LG01, ASM280686v2, whole genome shotgun sequence genome harbors these coding sequences:
- the LOC111805165 gene encoding reactive Intermediate Deaminase A, chloroplastic — MAWCAARALHMPALDITALRSKTPLAVGVGCASVAGTTLCRSSSTSKRQIPFASLSISTDASIKEAVKTDKAPAALGPYSQAIKANNLLFVSGVLGLNPETGKFVSDDIEGQTEQVLKNMGEILKAGGAGYSSVVKTTIMLADLKDFKKVNEIYGKYFPSPAPARSTYQVAALPLDAKVEIECIATL, encoded by the exons ATGGCTTGGTGTGCTGCTCGGGCTCTTCACATGCCGGCTTTGGACATCACTGCATTGCGCTCCAAGACTCCCTTAGCCGTCGGCGTTGGTTGTGCTTCGGTGGCTGGAACCACCTTGTGCCGATCTTCCTCAACTTCCAAGCGCCAAATTCCCTTCGCATCCCTCAGCATTTCTACCGATGCTA GTATCAAGGAAGCTGTTAAGACTGACAAGGCACCAGCTGCATTAGGGCCATACTCTCAGGCTATCAAAGCTAACAACCTTCTCTTTGTGTCTGGTGTCTTAGGTCTGAATCCGGAG ACAGGGAAATTTGTCTCAGATGATATTGAAGGCCAGACTGAGCAG GTCCTAAAAAATATGGGTGAAATATTGAAAGCTGGAGGTGCCGGCTATTCTTCCGTGGTCAAGACAACTATTAT GTTGGCTGATCTGAAGGATTTCAAGAAAGTAAATGAGATTTATGGTAAAT ACTTTCCATCCCCTGCTCCTGCTCGGTCAACATATCAGGTTGCAGCGTTGCCTTTGGATGCTAAGGTTGAAATTGAGTGCATCGCTACACTTTGA
- the LOC111804293 gene encoding nuclear intron maturase 3, mitochondrial — translation MLIHLRKIATPWKPNLSSSFNKLYSDRPLKHSPLLKLPFQHSVQTLTRPQLEALVLSRFSQGKFFDLLRNVVASPSVLFTASQNLITPLPSNRLNAPDSLLSFDMVSSCFSVEDMARELYENRFDVGACCVRLESSEEKGEFLVLPNLKLKVLLEAIRIVLEIVYDERFVTFSYGGRVGMGRHTAIRYLKNSVQNPSWWFTVAFRRRKFDSVHVNKLCLLVQEKIKDDILILMLKKLFELEAVQIELGGCYLGRGFPQESGLCSILSNIYFNGFDKELQQIRLEKNEENPKFSLDGTVSFHNPVKIYAVRYLDEILVITSGSKMLIMELKSQVLRYLEGNLELEVDRMNTAIHSAVSEKISFLGMELQAVPPSVLHPPMSEKAIRARKKYLRQKEVRAIELRNARERNRKKLGLKILGHVFKKLKRTDGLKYEFQIEKEVTEIFRNWADEVVRDFLESLEDNTEWHRPLSAGDFLSLKHIRNQLPVDLVNAYDRFQDQVNQHLNPLKAKKEKAREDEKKRLGEEERYAKRTVEDLTRLCIKVEAPIELVRKAVKMIGFTNKMGRPRPISSLIALEDTDIIKWYAGVGRRWLDFFCCCHNYKTVKTIVTYHLRFSCILTLAEKHESTKREAMKHYSKDLKVFDLNGKEEMHFPTEREVKMLGERNLADPYPVDGAFSLFLIRLVTDEDSYPCIAHFCNRTDSILYRVRLLQKTLNVNPSNGVEWVRGMGVIHESLNQRCLPLCADHISDLYMGKINLQDLDCTLSLDMD, via the coding sequence ATGCTCATCCACCTAAGAAAGATAGCGACACCATGGAAACCCAACCTCTCATCTTCCTTCAACAAACTTTACTCTGATCGCCCATTGAAGCATTCGCCTCTTCTCAAGCTTCCGTTTCAACATTCTGTACAAACCCTCACAAGGCCCCAACTCGAGGCTCTAGTTCTATCCCGATTCTCCCAGGGCAAGTTCTTCGACCTTCTTCGAAATGTTGTTGCCTCTCCCTCTGTTCTTTTCACCGCCTCCCAAAATCTCATCACTCCACTCCCAAGCAATCGCCTCAATGCTCCCGACTCGCTACTCAGTTTCGATATGGTCTCTAGTTGCTTTTCGGTCGAGGACATGGCTCGGGAGCTCTACGAAAATCGTTTCGATGTTGGTGCTTGCTGTGTTCGGTTGGAATCATCGGAAGAGAAAGGTGAGTTTCTGGTCTTACcgaatttgaaattgaaggtCTTACTCGAGGCTATTAGGATTGTGTTGGAAATTGTTTATGACGAACGATTTGTAACGTTCTCTTATGGGGGGCGTGTCGGTATGGGGCGGCACACTGCCATTAGGTACCTGAAGAACTCGGTGCAAAATCCTAGTTGGTGGTTTACCGTTGCATTTCGTCGCAGAAAGTTCGATTCTGTACATGTAAATAAGTTGTGCTTATTGGTGCAAGAGAAAATTAAGGATGATATTTTGATTCTTATGCTAAAGAAACTGTTTGAATTGGAGGCAGTTCAAATTGAATTGGGTGGTTGTTATTTAGGAAGGGGGTTCCCTCAGGAAAGTGGTTTGTGTTCAATCTTGTCTAATATATACTTCAATGGCTTTGATAAAGAACTTCAACAAATACGTCttgaaaagaatgaagaaaatccCAAGTTCAGTCTGGACGGTACTGTTTCTTTCCATAATCCGGTGAAAATATATGCCGTTAGGTATCTGGATGAGATATTAGTTATAACATCGGGGTCGAAGATGCTAATAATGGAGTTGAAAAGCCAGGTGCTAAGGTATTTAGAAGGGAATTTAGAATTGGAAGTGGATCGAATGAATACTGCAATTCATAGTGCTGTCTCCGAGAAAATTAGTTTCTTAGGAATGGAACTACAGGCAGTACCACCTTCAGTTCTGCATCCACCAATGTCCGAAAAGGCAATCAGGGCTCGGAAGAAGTACCTTAGACAGAAGGAAGTTAGAGCAATAGAATTGAGAAATGCCCGTGAGAGAAACAGGAAAAAATTGGGATTGAAGATATTGGGTCACGTGTTCAAGAAATTGAAGCGAACCGATGGCTTGAAATATGAATTCCAAATCGAGAAGGAAGTCACAGAAATCTTCAGAAATTGGGCCGATGAAGTAGTGCGAGATTTCTTGGAGTCTTTGGAAGATAATACAGAGTGGCACCGTCCGCTGTCAGCAGGTGATTTCCTCTCCTTAAAACACATAAGAAATCAGTTGCCAGTAGATCTTGTGAATGCTTATGACAGGTTTCAAGATCAGGTAAACCAGCACTTGAATCCTCTAAAGGCCAAAAAGGAGAAGGCTAGGgaggatgaaaagaaaagattggGTGAAGAAGAACGATATGCTAAAAGAACAGTTGAGGACTTAACAAGGCTATGCATCAAAGTTGAAGCTCCTATAGAGCTTGTTAGGAAGGCAGTGAAGATGATTGgatttacaaataaaatggGCCGTCCTCGGCCTATCAGCTCTCTCATTGCTCTTGAAGATACAGATATTATCAAGTGGTATGCCGGTGTAGGAAGAAGGTGGTTAGACTTCTTTTGCTGTTGTCATAACTATAAGACGGTCAAAACTATTGTAACTTACCATTTGAGGTTTTCTTGTATTTTGACATTGGCGGAAAAGCATGAATCGACCAAACGGGAAGCCATGAAACATTACAGTAAAGATTTGAAAGTCTTTGATTTAAATGGCAAGGAAGAGATGCACTTCCCAACAGAAAGAGAAGTTAAGATGTTGGGAGAAAGAAATCTTGCTGACCCATACCCTGTGGATGgggctttttctttgtttctgaTTAGATTAGTCACTGATGAAGATTCATATCCTTGTATTGCTCATTTTTGCAATAGAACAGACTCTATTCTATATAGGGTCCGATTACTGCAAAAGACTCTGAATGTCAATCCATCTAATGGAGTGGAATGGGTGAGAGGGATGGGAGTGAttcatgaaagtttaaatcaGAGATGCCTCCCTCTATGTGCTGATCACATCAGTGATTTATACATGGGGAAAATCAACCTTCAAGACTTGGACTGCACCTTATCATTGGATATGGACTGA
- the LOC111805151 gene encoding uncharacterized protein LOC111805151 isoform X1, with protein sequence MSVQTVLGGKIMSKLLKKIAGFFTDRTLMGVDKAGNRYFFVKEEIDGIMKEKRWVVFKGEDDPTSIPVEWICWLNGQRKKAPTPEEMMELEARREHVRQNVALLKKEEMERKSKESNLRKVVSTVAGPNLKSFIRQFPTGSEGAQDNEGSAAKDSLRNSKENEAAKEQPIPESSEPMGSGQTFRPGTWQPPT encoded by the exons ATGTCCGTGCAAACGGTGCTAGGAGGAAAGATAATGTCGAAGCTTTTGAAGAAAATTGCCGGCTTCTTCACCGACAGAACTCTGATGGGAGTTGACAAAGCGGGAAACAGATACTTCtttgtaaaagaagaaattgatggCATAA tgaaagagaagagatGGGTGGTTTTTAAGGGTGAGGATGATCCAACTTCAATTCCAG TGGAATGGATATGTTGGTTAAATGGGCAGCGTAAAAAGGCTCCAACTCCCGAG GAAATGATGGAGTTAGAAGCTAGGCGTGAACATGTACGACAAAATGTTGCCT TACTCAAGAAAGAAGAGatggaaagaaaatctaaagaaAGCAATCTACGGAAAGTCGTTAGCACTG TTGCAGGTCCTAACTTGAAAAGCTTTATTCGACAATTTCCAACTGGTTCAGAAG GTGCTCAAGACAACGAAGGATCGGCTGCAAAGGATAGCCTGAG gaactcaaaagaaaatgaggcaGCTAAAGAGCAACCAATTCCAGA gtCCTCCGAGCCCATGGGATCTGGTCAAACATTCAGACCAGGAACGTGGCAGCCTCCAACATGA
- the LOC111805151 gene encoding uncharacterized protein LOC111805151 isoform X2, which yields MSVQTVLGGKIMSKLLKKIAGFFTDRTLMGVDKAGNRYFFVKEEIDGIMKEKRWVVFKGEDDPTSIPVEWICWLNGQRKKAPTPEEMMELEARREHVRQNVALLKKEEMERKSKESNLRKVVSTGPNLKSFIRQFPTGSEGAQDNEGSAAKDSLRNSKENEAAKEQPIPESSEPMGSGQTFRPGTWQPPT from the exons ATGTCCGTGCAAACGGTGCTAGGAGGAAAGATAATGTCGAAGCTTTTGAAGAAAATTGCCGGCTTCTTCACCGACAGAACTCTGATGGGAGTTGACAAAGCGGGAAACAGATACTTCtttgtaaaagaagaaattgatggCATAA tgaaagagaagagatGGGTGGTTTTTAAGGGTGAGGATGATCCAACTTCAATTCCAG TGGAATGGATATGTTGGTTAAATGGGCAGCGTAAAAAGGCTCCAACTCCCGAG GAAATGATGGAGTTAGAAGCTAGGCGTGAACATGTACGACAAAATGTTGCCT TACTCAAGAAAGAAGAGatggaaagaaaatctaaagaaAGCAATCTACGGAAAGTCGTTAGCACTG GTCCTAACTTGAAAAGCTTTATTCGACAATTTCCAACTGGTTCAGAAG GTGCTCAAGACAACGAAGGATCGGCTGCAAAGGATAGCCTGAG gaactcaaaagaaaatgaggcaGCTAAAGAGCAACCAATTCCAGA gtCCTCCGAGCCCATGGGATCTGGTCAAACATTCAGACCAGGAACGTGGCAGCCTCCAACATGA